The Bubalus bubalis isolate 160015118507 breed Murrah chromosome 2, NDDB_SH_1, whole genome shotgun sequence genome includes the window TGGCAGAGATCACCTAAAAGCTTCATAAAACCTGATTTGCTCAcagtaaatgtgaaaatatagTTCTAAACTGAGAAGCAGTATTGTGTTTTGTTATAGAGGATATTTAGATTGTAATTAGATAACAGAGTTTGCTAAAAAATCtgtggaaattaatcttttgtgaCTAAACaaggattttaaatttaattgaggAAATCTACTTGTCAAAAAGACACTCTTAACAAATCAAATTTAAATTGCATGTGAAATCCATACTTTCATGAAATTGTTTTGCCCGAGAAGGAAATATGCATGGATCACAATGGCAGAAATTCTGACAGCCAAGATAAACTTTGTCCAGCTTTGTGTGTTCTTGGCTCTTATTGTCAGTTCATTTAGGATATCCTTGAAAAAATAATCAGGTCACAAAATAGATGAGAAACAGAcaaatcacttaaaattttaatgtttattaatgtAGGTCTTCCATCAAAGTAGTTTGTGCTCACAATCAATTCAAGTGACCAAGGGAGATCTCTTTCCTCATTATTCAACATTACCCCTCCATCTTTCCTCAGAGGTTACCACCAAGTAAGAAGATCTCATGAGTCAATATTTTGAGGAtgatttagtttattttatttgacatttaGAAGATGGCAGTGTAATAACTAGAAATATAAAGCAAGCATTGCAAAATCAGGAATCTGTTGTGCTTAGAGATGGCAAAGGCAAAACTTGGTGAACAGAAACAATGAACACCTGCTACAGGTCAAAATATTGAGGATCTCAATCCTACTAGTCTGAGATCAGGGCTATGGGCTGCTGTCAGATGCTTAGAGGTGCTCACAGCTTTGAATTTAATTATTCCCGTGGGTTTAAACACTTTAAAGGTATGAAGATTTGAACTGCtcaaagcaaaaagagaagataCTAAAACAGTCCCAACACAGAGTCTAAATCCTACACAGCAGGGTAACAGATGTGGGAGAAGCAGACAAGATTGAATTGAGAGAAGTTGGTCTCTACAACCACCATACCGTCAGCACCTGCCAAGCGCTACCGCTACTGATGAACAGCAGCTCCATCTTTTCCCACTGGATGTCATTGTATAAGATGTCCTGCCATCACTCTCAAGAAATGAAGAATCACTGAAGCCTCAAAGTATGATATACACAACCAAAGAGAAAATTCCTAGGAAGCTCAAGTGGCAGAGAGACAGTGCAGAGCAGACAGATGGATGGAGGCAGTGCTCCCACTGCCTGAGCTGTGGGAGCAAGCAGATGCCCAGCAGCACCTGCAGACCAGCTCACCTAGTGGCAGCATTGCTTCTGGCAGCCGCATTTCTGCTGACAACAGCTCTTCTGCTGGCAGCAGCCCTTCCCACCACCGCAGCCACACGAGTTGCAGCTGCAGGTGCGGCGGTGGCAGCAGACCACGGGGACGCTGCAGCAGCCCccacagcagccatagcagcaggggcagcagctggtgCAGCAGCCCACCCGGTAGCATCTGCAGCTGGTGCAGCTGCCACAGCCACCACCGCAGCCACCACCGCAGCCACCACCGCAGCCACCGCCGCAGCCACCACCGCAGCCACCGCCGCAGCCACCACCGCAGCCACCGCCGCAGCCACCGCCGCAGCCACTGCCGCAGCCACCGCCGCAGCCACCACAACTTCCACAACCACAGCAGCCCATGGTGTCAGTAGAGAGGACTCAGAAGAGGTGA containing:
- the LOC123328593 gene encoding small cysteine and glycine repeat-containing protein 2-like; this translates as MGCCGCGSCGGCGGGCGSGCGGGCGGGCGGGCGGGCGGGCGGGCGGGCGGGCGGGCGSCTSCRCYRVGCCTSCCPCCYGCCGGCCSVPVVCCHRRTCSCNSCGCGGGKGCCQQKSCCQQKCGCQKQCCH